One genomic region from bacterium encodes:
- a CDS encoding tetratricopeptide repeat protein has product MAIKGSFKEISLPDVLQLLSVGHKTGCLKVTDGKNFGSIFFNDGKICYSSLLNRPDRLGDRLLSRGFITNSQLEEALKAQQADPDGRRLGDILIHLGLLTKQDLESDVIRQIADAIFYLLRWEEGDFFFEPDTLPTEESITVSLDVLNLLLEEARRIDEWKNLEAKLPGAQIILERLILEGAQQVEMELNEEERQVMQLIDGRRTMGEVMEASSLGEFLTSKVIYGLLRAGLVKRGNERARTAAGAGMGAVDEHRNLGIAFYKTQMYEEAYREYRRIVEIKPDEADARFYLGLIHFRKEEYAEAATEFLEAIAIEPKKACSYNNLGLALEAMGEYEDATRQYKKALEMDPESLTPKLNLAHLACRKKEWGSARDQLLSLEQQAKKTLLGSFLLGLAAYRSNQWDQAIEHWQECSQSGRTNPASENNIAALWQARGQVEEAERHYQAALKVSPENRTLLHNLSELYYRNSLWAQAVEVLSRVAGMGLADVQQLYKLGNLCLKQGQKDNAVKWWKKALELDPSNQMIRRNLDLAEKR; this is encoded by the coding sequence TTTCAACGACGGAAAGATATGCTACAGCAGCCTGTTGAACCGGCCCGACCGGCTGGGCGACCGCCTGCTGTCCCGGGGCTTCATAACCAATTCCCAGCTGGAGGAGGCTCTTAAAGCTCAGCAGGCGGATCCGGACGGCCGCCGGCTGGGCGACATCCTGATCCATCTGGGGCTTTTGACCAAGCAGGATCTGGAGTCCGATGTCATCCGGCAGATCGCCGACGCCATATTCTATCTGCTGCGCTGGGAAGAGGGTGATTTCTTCTTTGAGCCGGACACCCTGCCCACCGAAGAGAGCATCACCGTATCGTTGGATGTCCTGAACCTGCTGCTGGAGGAGGCCCGCCGGATAGACGAATGGAAGAACCTGGAGGCCAAACTGCCGGGGGCCCAGATAATACTGGAAAGGCTTATTCTGGAAGGCGCCCAGCAGGTGGAGATGGAACTGAACGAGGAAGAACGCCAGGTGATGCAGCTGATAGACGGCCGCCGCACCATGGGCGAGGTAATGGAGGCTTCTTCGCTGGGGGAATTCCTGACCTCCAAGGTCATTTACGGTTTGCTGCGGGCGGGGCTGGTCAAGCGGGGCAACGAGCGGGCCCGGACCGCGGCCGGGGCCGGGATGGGAGCCGTGGACGAACACCGCAACCTGGGGATCGCCTTTTACAAGACCCAGATGTATGAGGAAGCCTACCGGGAATACCGGAGGATAGTGGAGATCAAGCCCGATGAAGCCGATGCCCGTTTCTATCTGGGTTTGATCCATTTCCGCAAGGAGGAATACGCCGAGGCCGCCACCGAATTCCTGGAGGCCATCGCCATTGAACCCAAAAAAGCCTGCAGTTACAATAACCTGGGGCTGGCCCTGGAAGCCATGGGCGAGTATGAAGACGCCACCCGCCAGTACAAAAAGGCTTTGGAGATGGACCCGGAAAGTTTGACGCCCAAACTCAACCTGGCCCACCTGGCCTGCCGCAAAAAGGAGTGGGGTTCTGCCCGGGATCAATTGCTGTCCCTGGAACAGCAGGCGAAGAAAACCCTGTTGGGAAGTTTTTTGCTGGGGCTGGCGGCCTACCGCAGCAATCAGTGGGATCAGGCCATAGAACACTGGCAGGAGTGCTCCCAAAGCGGACGGACCAATCCCGCTTCCGAAAACAATATCGCCGCCCTCTGGCAGGCCCGGGGTCAGGTGGAAGAAGCGGAACGCCACTATCAGGCGGCGCTCAAGGTCTCCCCGGAGAACAGGACTCTGTTGCACAATCTTTCCGAACTGTATTACCGCAACAGTCTGTGGGCCCAGGCGGTGGAGGTGCTTTCCCGGGTGGCCGGGATGGGTCTGGCGGATGTCCAGCAGCTGTACAAGCTGGGAAACCTGTGCCTTAAACAGGGTCAAAAGGACAATGCGGTAAAATGGTGGAAAAAGGCGCTGGAATTGGATCCCTCCAACCAGATGATCAGGCGCAACCTTGATCTGGCCGAAAAAAGGTAA